A DNA window from Solanum lycopersicum chromosome 3, SLM_r2.1 contains the following coding sequences:
- the LOC138347427 gene encoding uncharacterized protein, with the protein MPSRLRDFIRMNPPTFYGSKVKEDPQEFIDEVYKIILGIWLSTSDKAELATYQLKDVAQVWEMREAKVMEFINLHQVCMSVHEYSLKFTKLSEYAPSLVSDPRDEMSLFVTGVSDDLQEECHSAMLHDNMNIYFHMVHAKHVEEARSKRKSKDPKRARSFNDGSSKNRLEIQDKLRFKKRDSNQVPSQLPKSHDDKVTKSRAQKGKRGNSPNEEAYMCQVRKGPFW; encoded by the exons ATGCCCTCCCGTCTAAGGGATTTCATtcggatgaatcctcctactttctacGGGTCCAAGGTTAAggaagacccccaagagttcatcGATGAAGTATACAAGATAATCTTAGGTATATGGTTGTCTACTAGTGATAAGGCCGAGTTagccacttatcaactcaaggatgtggctcaagtaTG ggagatgagggaAGCTAAAGTgatggagttcatcaaccttcaccaAGTATgtatgagtgttcatgaatactccttgaaattcactaaattatcAGAATATGCTCCTTCTCTGGTTtccgatcctagagatgaaatgagcctctttgtgacgggggtgtcggatgatttgcaagaggagtgtcattcagctatgctacatgacaacatgaacatttattttcatatggTGCATGCCAAACATGTGGAAGAGGCAAGGTCTAAGAGGAAGAGTAAAGATCCTAAAAGGGCAAGATCTTTCAATGatggttcttcaaagaataggcttgagatacaagacaagcttagatttaagaagcgggattctaatcaagttccatcCCAGCTCCCTAAGTCTCATGATGATAAGGTGACTAAATCGAGAGCCCAAAAGGGAAAGAGGGGAAACTCACCAAATGAAGAAGCCTACATGTGCCAAGTGCGGAAAGGGCCATTTTGGTGA